Proteins from one Catenuloplanes atrovinosus genomic window:
- a CDS encoding BTAD domain-containing putative transcriptional regulator — MTVTFGVLGPLSAETAAGPVALRGNRQRAVLARLLVAHGRVVPVDTLVDDLWPDPPDRAVASIRTFVADLRRALEPDRPPRRPSELLRTAPPGYALHADSIDAVRFADAVRAAADLPPAAALAGLDDALALWRGPAYAEFAAEGWARAEIDRLDELRALAVERRAAALLDLGRPADAVPSLRSHTAAHPLREEAWHLLATALYRTGRQGDALAALRHARTTLADQLGVDPGPRLRALESDILSQAPALDQNPSAVRTPVRDLPTGSPRATTPFVGRAEERGLLDDAARTAVRARRPMLALISGDAGAGKTALAEALTAALAETGWTTVWGRCPEYEDAPTAWPWLQVAEALSGGPTADQPGESGFRLRRATSALVTGAAERAPTLIVLDDLHWADEGTLDLLAGLFTGPDAITGPVLVVGTYRATEITPELGAALARFARAEPVRIYLGGLSVTAIGELAASVTGDEVAPDVAERLHRRTGGNPFFARELARVLAAEGLDALDGVPAGVRDVIRHRLARLPERTRSVLRRAAVLGRDVDPDVLAALTDVDGDGLLDALDRAVAAGLLTETGGRLRFTHILVRDTVYRDLSALRRTRWHAAAGATLERLRPDDPGPLAHHFALAGPDGAPRAARYARAAAEQAERRGNPHEAARMWHRALDALGAAGDLRERLTARMGLGRALAVVGRLAEARRHRADAIEAAEALGDPEAAAIALTSFGVPAVWPRNDDEDLSARIVAAAERTLAALTSSDLRLRGKLLSTMALELRGAPDPRGDTAAREAERLARRLDEPELLAFALNARFMHCFGRAGLSAERAAIGAELVSLAARHRLVTYEVLGHLILLQSACARGDTDAADHHAGNADRLATRHDLPMVGVFTGWYAGLRHALHGDPTAAEAAYRAAAARMAGSGMPGVEDGLLPLALLSLDPHADVADTGPYEPWVRPLRLLVRGRPEQAAAALREVPESPRDLLLEARLWLLARAADALGATDVLARARDALRPAEGELAGGASGILSFGRISVTPAASGRRLE; from the coding sequence GTGACGGTGACGTTCGGTGTGCTCGGGCCGCTGTCGGCCGAGACCGCCGCCGGTCCCGTCGCGCTGCGTGGCAACCGGCAGCGCGCCGTGCTCGCCCGGCTGCTGGTCGCGCACGGCCGGGTCGTACCCGTGGACACGCTCGTCGACGATCTCTGGCCGGACCCGCCGGACCGCGCGGTCGCCTCGATCCGCACGTTCGTCGCCGACCTGCGCCGCGCGCTCGAACCGGACCGCCCGCCGCGCCGCCCGTCCGAGCTGCTGCGCACCGCGCCGCCCGGCTACGCGCTGCACGCCGACTCGATCGACGCGGTCCGCTTCGCCGACGCGGTCCGGGCCGCCGCGGACCTGCCGCCCGCCGCGGCGCTGGCCGGCCTGGACGACGCGCTGGCGCTGTGGCGCGGTCCCGCCTACGCGGAGTTCGCGGCCGAGGGCTGGGCCCGCGCGGAGATCGACCGACTGGACGAACTGCGCGCGCTCGCCGTCGAGCGCCGCGCCGCCGCGCTGCTCGACCTGGGCCGGCCCGCCGACGCCGTACCGTCGCTGCGCTCCCACACCGCGGCGCACCCGCTGCGCGAGGAGGCCTGGCACCTGCTGGCCACCGCGCTCTACCGCACCGGCCGGCAGGGCGACGCGCTGGCCGCGCTCCGCCACGCCCGCACCACGCTCGCCGACCAGCTGGGCGTGGATCCGGGGCCGCGGCTGCGCGCGCTCGAGTCCGACATCCTGTCCCAGGCGCCGGCTCTAGATCAAAATCCTTCAGCGGTACGGACGCCCGTGCGCGACCTCCCCACCGGGAGTCCCCGGGCCACCACCCCCTTCGTCGGCCGAGCGGAGGAACGCGGCCTGCTCGACGACGCCGCCCGCACCGCCGTCCGCGCACGCCGCCCGATGCTGGCGCTGATCTCCGGAGACGCCGGCGCGGGCAAGACCGCGCTGGCCGAGGCGCTCACCGCGGCGCTCGCCGAGACCGGCTGGACCACGGTCTGGGGCCGCTGCCCGGAATACGAGGACGCGCCCACCGCCTGGCCCTGGCTGCAGGTCGCCGAGGCCCTGTCCGGCGGCCCCACGGCCGATCAGCCCGGCGAGAGCGGGTTCCGGCTGCGGCGCGCCACGTCGGCGCTGGTGACCGGTGCGGCGGAGCGGGCGCCGACGCTGATCGTGCTGGACGACCTGCACTGGGCGGACGAGGGCACGCTCGACCTGCTGGCCGGGTTGTTCACCGGGCCGGACGCGATCACCGGCCCGGTCCTGGTGGTCGGCACCTACCGGGCCACGGAGATCACGCCGGAGCTGGGCGCGGCGCTGGCCCGGTTCGCGCGCGCCGAGCCGGTCCGGATCTACCTGGGCGGGCTGTCCGTGACCGCGATCGGCGAGCTGGCCGCGTCCGTCACCGGGGACGAGGTCGCGCCGGACGTGGCGGAGCGGCTGCACCGGCGTACCGGCGGGAATCCGTTCTTCGCCCGGGAACTGGCCCGGGTGCTGGCCGCCGAGGGCCTGGACGCGCTGGACGGCGTGCCGGCCGGCGTCCGCGACGTGATCCGGCACCGGCTCGCCCGGCTGCCCGAGCGCACCCGGTCGGTGCTCCGGCGCGCCGCCGTGCTCGGCCGCGACGTCGACCCGGACGTGCTGGCCGCGCTGACCGATGTGGACGGTGACGGCCTGCTGGACGCGCTGGACCGCGCGGTCGCCGCCGGGCTGCTGACCGAGACCGGCGGGCGGCTGCGGTTCACCCACATCCTGGTGCGGGACACCGTCTACCGGGACCTGTCCGCGCTGCGCCGGACCCGCTGGCACGCCGCCGCCGGCGCCACGCTGGAGCGGCTGCGCCCGGACGACCCCGGCCCGCTGGCACACCACTTCGCGCTGGCCGGCCCGGACGGCGCACCCCGCGCGGCCCGCTACGCCCGCGCCGCCGCCGAGCAGGCGGAACGCCGCGGCAACCCGCACGAGGCCGCACGCATGTGGCACCGCGCGCTGGACGCGCTCGGCGCCGCCGGTGACCTGCGGGAACGTCTGACCGCCCGGATGGGACTGGGCCGGGCGCTCGCGGTGGTGGGCCGGCTGGCGGAGGCGCGCCGGCACCGCGCGGACGCGATCGAGGCGGCGGAGGCACTCGGCGATCCGGAGGCGGCCGCGATCGCGCTGACCTCGTTCGGCGTGCCCGCGGTCTGGCCACGCAACGACGACGAGGACCTGTCCGCGCGGATCGTGGCCGCGGCGGAACGGACACTCGCGGCGCTGACCTCGTCCGACCTCCGGCTGCGCGGCAAGCTCCTCAGCACGATGGCGCTGGAACTGCGTGGCGCCCCCGACCCGCGCGGCGACACGGCCGCCCGGGAGGCGGAACGGCTGGCCCGGCGGCTCGACGAGCCCGAACTGCTGGCGTTCGCGCTGAACGCGCGGTTCATGCACTGCTTCGGCCGGGCCGGGCTCTCCGCCGAGCGGGCCGCGATCGGCGCGGAACTGGTGTCGCTGGCCGCCCGGCACCGCCTGGTCACCTACGAGGTGCTGGGCCACCTCATCCTGCTGCAATCCGCCTGCGCCCGCGGCGACACGGACGCCGCCGACCACCACGCGGGGAACGCGGACCGGCTCGCCACCCGCCACGACCTGCCCATGGTCGGCGTCTTCACCGGCTGGTACGCGGGCCTGCGCCACGCCCTGCACGGCGATCCCACCGCCGCCGAGGCCGCCTACCGCGCCGCCGCCGCCCGGATGGCCGGCAGCGGCATGCCGGGCGTGGAGGACGGCCTGCTCCCCCTGGCCCTGCTCTCCCTGGACCCGCACGCCGACGTGGCCGACACCGGCCCGTACGAGCCCTGGGTCCGCCCGCTGCGGCTGCTGGTTCGAGGCCGCCCCGAGCAGGCCGCCGCCGCGCTGCGCGAGGTGCCGGAGTCGCCGCGGGACCTGCTGCTGGAGGCCCGGCTGTGGCTGCTGGCGCGCGCGGCCGACGCGCTCGGCGCGACGGACGTGCTCGCCCGGGCGCGCGACGCGCTGCGGCCGGCCGAGGGCGAGCTGGCCGGCGGCGCCAGCGGCATCCTCAGCTTCGGCCGGATCTCCGTGACGCCGGCCGCGTCAGGCCGCCGGCTGGAGTGA
- a CDS encoding tRNA adenosine deaminase-associated protein produces the protein MSYFAAALVRGPSGWFASDLPLTGAADTEDIADRLRDVDHDADLSLLFVESDDSYLVIMRLDEGEDPRVFGSDSIFAEESRLGAMLLSDVEMPAIEIHNEIDEVTEGVEEGSATTSTAPDDPEIDPIGDPDLLADLGISSHDLLLMCGREGVHPSDVTHELCEHIIGSAEVVDELREHALRH, from the coding sequence ATGTCGTACTTCGCTGCCGCCCTGGTCCGGGGCCCGAGTGGTTGGTTCGCTTCCGACCTGCCGCTCACCGGCGCCGCGGACACCGAGGACATCGCCGACCGCCTGCGCGACGTCGACCACGACGCCGACCTCAGCCTGCTCTTCGTCGAGTCCGACGACTCGTACCTGGTGATCATGCGACTCGACGAGGGCGAGGACCCGCGCGTCTTCGGCTCCGACTCGATCTTCGCCGAGGAGTCCCGGCTGGGCGCCATGCTGCTGAGCGACGTCGAGATGCCCGCGATCGAGATCCACAACGAGATCGACGAGGTCACCGAGGGCGTCGAGGAGGGCTCGGCCACGACGTCCACCGCACCCGACGATCCCGAGATCGACCCGATCGGCGACCCCGATCTCCTGGCCGACCTGGGCATCTCCTCACACGACCTGCTGCTGATGTGCGGCCGGGAGGGCGTGCACCCGTCCGACGTCACCCACGAACTCTGCGAGCACATCATCGGCAGCGCCGAGGTCGTGGACGAACTGCGCGAGCACGCGCTACGCCACTGA
- a CDS encoding M23 family metallopeptidase, translating to MQRGGNRVSSMAGVAMTLAATLMASGCATGPEPAAPVWQAGSPGSSAIAPPSPSPSVTASPTPSSSPSASPSASASASKPAPSKSAKPATYTYVFPVPGSPVSYHPTHSAYPATDIFANCGNPVLAVTDGTVVEVSRKDEFVKGRPDGPLNGGFFVSLVGDDGVRYYGSHMSLVDSGIEPGVRVRAGQRLGNVGKTGNANNVCHLHFGISPACAEAGDWWIRRGAVWPAPFLDSWREQGGASPVAKVAEYTQANGCPKAPY from the coding sequence ATGCAACGGGGAGGAAACCGGGTCTCATCGATGGCCGGCGTCGCGATGACGCTGGCCGCGACGCTCATGGCAAGCGGCTGCGCCACCGGGCCGGAGCCGGCTGCGCCGGTCTGGCAGGCCGGTTCGCCCGGTTCGTCCGCCATCGCGCCGCCGTCACCGTCACCGTCCGTGACCGCGTCCCCCACACCGTCGTCGTCGCCGTCAGCCTCTCCGTCCGCGTCCGCCTCCGCGTCGAAGCCCGCGCCGTCGAAATCCGCGAAGCCCGCGACGTATACGTACGTGTTCCCGGTCCCCGGCAGCCCGGTCTCGTACCATCCGACGCACTCCGCCTATCCGGCCACCGACATCTTCGCGAACTGCGGAAACCCGGTGCTGGCCGTCACCGACGGCACGGTCGTCGAGGTCAGCCGCAAGGACGAGTTCGTCAAGGGCAGGCCCGACGGCCCGCTCAACGGCGGCTTCTTCGTCTCCCTGGTCGGCGACGACGGCGTCCGCTACTACGGCTCGCACATGTCGCTGGTCGACTCCGGCATCGAGCCGGGCGTCCGGGTCCGCGCCGGCCAGCGCCTCGGCAACGTCGGCAAGACCGGCAACGCCAACAACGTCTGCCACCTCCACTTCGGCATCTCCCCGGCCTGCGCCGAGGCCGGCGACTGGTGGATCCGCCGCGGCGCCGTCTGGCCGGCCCCGTTCCTCGACTCCTGGCGCGAACAGGGCGGCGCCTCCCCGGTCGCCAAGGTCGCGGAGTACACCCAGGCGAACGGTTGCCCGAAGGCGCCGTACTAA
- a CDS encoding sensor histidine kinase, with product MTTAGERPAEQALLRYAIRSVVLLRGFVGLAATVAGVMTAPEANALVVGALAANLIWSVVFVAIARVRGLTWWLAAGDVALVSGLCLIQQNVTVPAALPGGASWIGGLVTMAMLVAAMGLPVRWAVSASLVLTASHLVGIRPADDGVIAALIHVIQVIALTVLMRVVRQSAGYADAELAAVLRDQRAELIERARRGDEREQRRDLHDTVLSTLTMVGTAGIQGPSAQLRRRAAADILVLDRLSNPDAPVPDVPPKGLDDRLREIALREDLDVALALTPVEVPAPVAEAIAGATAEAVSNVRRHAGTSRVRISLTSDNGAVQVEIRDRGRGFDPKSTPFHRYGVREAIIGRMQTVGGLADVDSAPGGGTTVTLRWWP from the coding sequence ATGACCACAGCCGGTGAACGTCCGGCCGAGCAGGCGCTGCTGCGGTACGCGATACGTTCCGTCGTACTGCTGCGTGGGTTCGTCGGGCTGGCGGCCACGGTCGCCGGCGTGATGACCGCGCCGGAGGCGAACGCGCTGGTGGTCGGCGCCCTCGCGGCGAACCTGATCTGGTCGGTGGTGTTCGTCGCGATCGCCCGGGTGCGGGGGCTGACCTGGTGGCTGGCCGCGGGCGACGTGGCTCTCGTGTCCGGGCTGTGCCTGATCCAGCAGAACGTGACCGTGCCGGCGGCGCTGCCCGGCGGCGCCAGTTGGATCGGCGGGCTGGTCACGATGGCGATGCTGGTGGCCGCGATGGGGCTGCCGGTCCGGTGGGCGGTTTCGGCGTCGCTGGTGCTGACCGCGTCGCACCTGGTCGGCATCCGCCCGGCGGACGACGGCGTGATAGCGGCGCTGATCCACGTCATTCAGGTGATCGCGCTGACGGTGCTGATGCGGGTGGTGCGGCAGTCCGCGGGGTACGCGGACGCGGAGCTCGCGGCCGTGCTGCGCGACCAGCGGGCCGAGCTGATCGAGCGGGCTCGCCGCGGGGACGAGCGGGAGCAGCGGCGGGACCTGCACGACACCGTGCTGTCCACGCTGACCATGGTGGGCACGGCCGGCATCCAGGGCCCGTCGGCGCAGCTGCGGCGGCGCGCGGCGGCGGACATCCTGGTCCTCGACCGGCTGTCGAATCCGGACGCGCCGGTCCCCGACGTACCGCCGAAGGGTCTCGACGACCGGCTTCGCGAGATCGCGCTGCGGGAGGATCTGGACGTGGCACTCGCGCTGACGCCGGTCGAGGTGCCGGCACCGGTGGCGGAGGCGATCGCCGGCGCGACCGCGGAGGCGGTCAGCAACGTGCGGCGGCACGCCGGCACCAGCCGCGTGCGGATCAGCCTGACCAGCGACAACGGGGCCGTCCAGGTGGAGATCCGGGACCGCGGTCGCGGGTTCGACCCGAAGAGCACACCCTTCCATCGGTACGGCGTGCGCGAGGCGATCATCGGGCGGATGCAGACGGTCGGCGGCCTGGCCGACGTGGACTCCGCGCCCGGCGGCGGCACCACGGTCACGCTGCGGTGGTGGCCGTGA
- a CDS encoding acyl-CoA thioesterase has protein sequence MTTPTIEYGAIAPVTIHFDDLDALGVVHNARYAVLVERAIIEWWAARGWSFSGGRPTKPDAFNVIREYTITFHVPIIGTGRVAVHFWLEKLGNTSADYRFRFVSEDGSAVYAEGRRINVCLDPATMRPSSWTEEARAVAKEITKG, from the coding sequence ATGACCACCCCCACCATCGAGTACGGCGCCATCGCCCCGGTCACGATCCACTTCGACGATCTCGACGCGCTCGGGGTCGTGCACAACGCCCGGTACGCGGTGCTGGTCGAGCGCGCGATCATCGAGTGGTGGGCCGCGCGCGGCTGGTCGTTCTCCGGCGGCCGCCCGACCAAGCCGGACGCGTTCAACGTCATCCGGGAGTACACGATCACGTTCCACGTGCCGATCATCGGCACCGGCCGGGTCGCCGTGCACTTCTGGCTGGAGAAGCTCGGCAACACCAGCGCGGACTACCGCTTCCGGTTCGTCTCCGAGGACGGCTCCGCGGTCTACGCGGAGGGCCGGCGGATCAACGTGTGCCTCGACCCGGCCACGATGCGCCCGAGCTCGTGGACGGAGGAGGCCCGCGCGGTGGCCAAGGAGATCACCAAGGGGTAG
- the deoD gene encoding purine-nucleoside phosphorylase produces the protein MSVHIGANPGEIAPRVLMPGDPLRAKWIAETFLQDAKCYSTVRGMLGFTGTYRGVEVSVQGSGMGMPSATIYAHELINEYGVTTLIRVGTCGAIVDDLQLRDVIAVNGASTDSSMNRQRFDGLIDYAPVADFGLLRTAVTTAEERDIPVRVGPILAADLFYTDRMDLYDRLADYGVLAVEMESAALFTTAARYRAKALTLLTVSDHIKRGEKTTSQEREQTFSAMIEIALDTAITA, from the coding sequence ATGAGTGTGCACATCGGCGCCAATCCGGGCGAGATCGCCCCGCGGGTCCTCATGCCCGGGGATCCGCTGCGGGCGAAGTGGATCGCGGAGACGTTCCTGCAGGATGCGAAGTGCTACTCGACCGTGCGGGGCATGCTGGGGTTCACCGGCACGTACCGTGGGGTCGAGGTGTCGGTCCAGGGCTCCGGCATGGGCATGCCGTCCGCGACCATCTACGCCCACGAGCTGATCAACGAGTACGGCGTGACGACGCTGATCCGCGTCGGCACCTGCGGCGCGATCGTGGACGACCTGCAGTTGCGGGACGTGATCGCGGTCAACGGCGCGTCCACCGACTCCAGCATGAACCGGCAGCGCTTCGACGGCCTGATCGACTACGCCCCGGTCGCCGACTTCGGCCTGCTCCGCACCGCGGTGACCACGGCCGAGGAGCGCGACATCCCGGTGCGGGTCGGCCCCATCCTGGCCGCCGACCTGTTCTACACGGACCGGATGGACCTCTACGACCGCCTCGCCGACTACGGCGTCCTGGCCGTCGAGATGGAGTCCGCCGCCCTCTTCACCACCGCCGCCCGCTACCGCGCCAAGGCCCTCACCCTCCTCACCGTCAGCGACCACATCAAGCGCGGCGAGAAGACCACCTCCCAGGAACGCGAACAGACCTTCTCCGCCATGATCGAGATCGCCCTCGACACCGCCATCACCGCCTGA
- a CDS encoding nucleoside deaminase, translating into MRRALTVAADAADDVPVGAVIFGPDGTELAAARNERELTGDPTAHAEILALRRAAAAAGGGGEWRLGGCTLVVTLEPCTMCAGALVLARVETLVFGAWEPKTGAVGSLWDVVRDRRLNHRPEVYAGVLEADCAALLRTFFA; encoded by the coding sequence ATGCGGCGGGCCCTCACGGTGGCCGCGGACGCAGCCGACGACGTACCCGTCGGAGCAGTCATCTTCGGCCCGGACGGCACCGAACTGGCGGCGGCCCGCAACGAACGCGAGCTGACCGGCGACCCGACCGCCCACGCCGAGATCCTCGCCCTTCGCCGGGCCGCAGCCGCCGCCGGCGGCGGCGGTGAGTGGCGGCTCGGCGGGTGCACGCTGGTGGTCACGCTGGAGCCGTGCACGATGTGCGCGGGCGCGCTGGTGCTGGCCCGGGTGGAGACGCTGGTCTTCGGCGCGTGGGAGCCGAAGACGGGGGCGGTCGGGTCGCTGTGGGACGTGGTCCGTGATCGTCGCCTCAACCACCGGCCCGAGGTCTACGCGGGGGTCCTGGAGGCGGATTGCGCCGCGCTCCTCCGCACGTTCTTCGCCTGA
- a CDS encoding prephenate dehydrogenase: MRVAVIGMGLIGGSVLRALAAAGHRVIGFDADPATRGTARTAAAEAPPSARWQIAPSVSAAVADAELCVIAVPLPALEIVLDEITGRGYRGLITDVTSVKMPVLDLVERYLEGGSQRLAGFVGGHPMAGRETSGFTAADPRLFDGCAWVLGLEPGRTMLGDWLDLAALVTELGARAVPATAAEHDRAVATISHVPHLVASAVAEQAADPLAAALGAGSFRDGTRVAATRPDLVAAMCGGNADAVRPVLDAVIESLTAARAALDARDPIAALRPWLVPGHRTRSTWPATAGEPLPMRPSIPALLDLGRAGGWITSVSTDRTTVTAVRPE, translated from the coding sequence GTGCGCGTCGCCGTGATCGGAATGGGTCTCATCGGGGGTTCCGTGCTGCGGGCCCTCGCCGCCGCCGGCCACCGGGTGATCGGCTTCGACGCCGACCCGGCCACCCGCGGCACCGCCCGCACCGCGGCCGCGGAGGCACCGCCGAGCGCCCGGTGGCAGATCGCGCCGTCCGTCTCCGCCGCGGTCGCGGACGCGGAGCTGTGCGTCATCGCGGTCCCGCTGCCCGCGCTGGAGATCGTGCTCGATGAGATCACCGGGCGCGGCTACCGCGGCCTGATCACGGACGTCACCTCGGTCAAGATGCCGGTGCTGGACCTGGTCGAGCGCTACCTGGAGGGCGGCTCACAGCGCCTGGCCGGCTTCGTCGGCGGGCACCCGATGGCCGGCCGCGAGACGTCCGGCTTCACCGCCGCCGACCCGCGCCTATTCGACGGCTGCGCCTGGGTGCTCGGCCTGGAGCCCGGCCGCACCATGCTCGGCGACTGGCTGGACCTCGCCGCCCTGGTCACCGAGCTGGGCGCGCGCGCCGTACCGGCCACCGCCGCCGAGCATGACCGGGCCGTCGCCACGATCAGTCACGTACCGCACCTGGTCGCGTCCGCCGTCGCGGAACAGGCCGCGGACCCGCTCGCCGCCGCACTCGGCGCCGGCTCGTTCCGCGACGGCACCCGCGTCGCCGCCACCCGCCCCGACCTGGTCGCCGCCATGTGCGGCGGCAACGCCGACGCCGTGCGCCCGGTGCTCGACGCCGTGATCGAGTCCCTCACCGCCGCCCGCGCCGCACTCGACGCCCGCGACCCGATCGCCGCGCTGCGCCCCTGGCTCGTCCCCGGCCACCGCACCCGCTCCACCTGGCCCGCCACCGCCGGCGAGCCCCTCCCCATGCGCCCCTCCATCCCCGCCCTGCTCGACCTCGGCCGCGCCGGCGGCTGGATCACCTCCGTCTCCACGGACCGCACCACCGTCACCGCCGTCCGCCCCGAGTAA
- a CDS encoding TetR/AcrR family transcriptional regulator gives MARDGRLARGDRTRAAVLDTAVALATRDGLDGLSLAQVAEELGISKSALFAHWRSKEDLQLATIEHAREQWLERVISPALREPRGVRRLRALHERRIAFYAESVLPGGCFFGNVQFEFNVREGPIRARLAEIFTDWLAMLERLAREAIELGELVPDTDPALLAYESEAFGLAAVMQSRLLGTAAAYDLALRSMRARLRALSTDPEEHDE, from the coding sequence GTGGCTCGCGACGGACGACTCGCGCGCGGCGACCGCACCCGGGCCGCCGTGCTGGACACGGCCGTCGCGCTGGCCACCCGGGACGGGCTGGACGGCCTGTCGCTCGCGCAGGTGGCGGAGGAGCTGGGCATCAGCAAGTCCGCGCTGTTCGCGCACTGGCGCAGCAAGGAGGATCTCCAGCTCGCCACCATCGAGCACGCGCGGGAGCAGTGGCTGGAGCGGGTGATCAGCCCGGCGCTGCGGGAGCCGCGCGGCGTGCGCCGGCTGAGGGCCCTGCACGAGCGGCGGATCGCGTTCTACGCGGAGTCCGTACTGCCCGGTGGCTGTTTCTTCGGAAACGTGCAGTTCGAGTTCAACGTCCGGGAAGGCCCGATCAGGGCGCGGCTCGCCGAGATCTTCACGGACTGGCTCGCGATGCTGGAACGCCTGGCCCGGGAGGCGATCGAGCTCGGCGAGCTGGTCCCGGACACCGACCCGGCGCTGCTGGCGTACGAGTCGGAGGCGTTCGGCCTGGCCGCGGTCATGCAGTCCCGGCTGCTCGGCACCGCGGCCGCCTACGACCTCGCACTGCGGTCCATGCGGGCCCGCCTGCGAGCACTGAGCACCGACCCAGAGGAGCACGACGAATGA
- a CDS encoding NUDIX domain-containing protein yields the protein MIAPDRRGAAYRQLAGVLRDRITRGSLPPGHRLPSEKDLHDEFGLARETVRRALAVLRQEGLIEVRHGHGTFVAAPPPTVTVHPGDSVTSPAATTVTRASGEVETYPTGTRLTVAARPTVAAAVIVTDGRVLMIRRRVAEGPLSWQFPAGEIEPGETPGQAAARETHEETGMTVRPARLLGDRVHPATGRHIVYVLCEAIGGTAHVADAEEVAEVAWCDRATLASHVPYPLFAPVRQHLDTVLR from the coding sequence ATGATCGCGCCAGATCGCCGGGGTGCCGCCTACCGGCAGCTCGCCGGTGTCCTCCGCGATCGCATCACGCGGGGAAGCCTCCCACCGGGCCACCGGCTGCCGTCCGAGAAGGACCTCCACGACGAGTTCGGCCTGGCCCGGGAGACCGTCCGGCGGGCACTCGCCGTGCTGCGGCAGGAGGGCCTGATCGAGGTGCGCCACGGCCACGGCACGTTCGTGGCCGCTCCGCCGCCGACCGTCACGGTCCACCCCGGCGACAGCGTGACCTCGCCCGCCGCCACCACCGTGACCCGCGCCTCCGGCGAGGTGGAGACCTACCCGACCGGCACCAGGCTCACGGTCGCCGCACGCCCCACCGTCGCCGCCGCCGTCATCGTCACCGACGGCCGGGTGCTCATGATCCGCCGGAGGGTCGCGGAAGGCCCGCTCTCCTGGCAGTTCCCGGCCGGCGAGATCGAACCCGGAGAAACCCCCGGCCAGGCCGCCGCCCGCGAAACCCACGAGGAGACCGGCATGACGGTCCGGCCGGCCCGCTTACTCGGCGACCGCGTACACCCGGCCACCGGCCGTCACATCGTCTACGTGCTGTGCGAGGCCATCGGCGGCACCGCCCACGTCGCCGACGCCGAGGAGGTGGCGGAGGTCGCCTGGTGCGACCGGGCAACCCTCGCATCCCACGTCCCCTACCCACTCTTCGCCCCGGTCCGCCAGCACCTCGACACCGTGCTGCGCTGA